A genomic window from Flavobacterium johnsoniae includes:
- a CDS encoding SusC/RagA family TonB-linked outer membrane protein: protein MKSKIIYFLFFFFPVLILSAQENQVKGTVIASDDGMPLPGATVTISGTNISTATDFDGNFSFQNIASNATIVVSFIGYAPQSIPVNGQTTINVTLKLDNNQLNEVVVTGYSKQKKTDITGAVAVVSVKELMKQPEPNPIKALQGRIAGVKVSSDGSPSGANTKVVIRGVGTLNNTDPLYVIDGMPTKSGLHELNPNDIESIQVLKDASSASIYGSRASNGVIIVTTKKGKEGKMRINFSTYTSLSSYSNKLSVMNANQFGQALWQANINDGLDPNTNNVRYQFDWANVNGKAQLNRVIIPEYLDAEQTLKSADTNWYDAVSQTGVANSYDLSVSNASDKGSYVFSLGYYGNEGVVKTTDFERISARMNGSYKYFDGKLVIGENFTLNRTNEVTDPGVLDPALRALPIIPIRTVDGIGWGGPVGGMNDRQNPVRLLEYNKDNKYDYLRLFGNVYADLEIVKNLHLKSSFGIDYGSYKKRTLQRSYKSGYLQNDQTSVTIDQSVSDKWTWTNTAIYSLNFGKSNLNLMAGNEMYKDTYDTTTLRKNDFLIETPDYMYPDAGTGESFTSGTSTVYSLLSYFGKADYEFDNRYLLSATIRRDGSSRFGKNNQFGTFPAVSGGWRISNESFIKDKITAISDLKLRAGWGQTGNQEISNTAVYSLYLATYAGGSPTWATSYGTAYDLAGNGNGLLPSGFIATQSGNDDLKWETTTQTNVGLDFGFLKQKLSGSIDYYIKKTEDILVLPAYLGVIGEGGNRWVNGASMENKGWEVSLGYQDETSFGLKYEISGNIAANKNKITQLPDEVKNNYGGDGLNDNILGRPINSMYGYVTDGLFTTQDQVTNSPIQEGKGLGRIRYVDLNGDGQITDKDRTWIGNPNPGFQYGINLNLSYKNFDFTTFWEGTGNVDVINNTKYQTDFWSVDDVGSNKGTRLLNAWSVDNPNSTIPALTTVDRNAENRFSTYYVENGSYLKLRVLQLGYNLPKDFLKKINMESFRVYISGQNLLILDSKNFTGVDPENAGFGYPQPTTFTAGLNFTL from the coding sequence ATGAAAAGTAAAATCATTTATTTTCTATTTTTCTTTTTTCCAGTCTTGATTCTTTCAGCTCAGGAAAATCAAGTTAAAGGAACGGTAATTGCGTCAGATGACGGAATGCCGTTGCCTGGCGCGACTGTAACTATTTCGGGAACAAATATAAGTACAGCTACCGATTTTGACGGAAATTTTTCTTTCCAAAACATTGCCTCAAATGCTACAATTGTAGTTTCTTTTATAGGATATGCTCCACAATCTATTCCGGTAAACGGACAGACAACAATCAATGTGACTTTAAAACTCGATAATAATCAATTGAATGAAGTGGTTGTTACGGGGTATTCTAAACAAAAGAAAACCGACATTACAGGAGCTGTTGCCGTTGTCAGTGTTAAAGAACTTATGAAACAGCCGGAACCCAACCCAATTAAAGCTTTGCAAGGAAGAATTGCGGGGGTAAAAGTTTCTTCTGATGGTTCTCCAAGTGGTGCGAATACAAAAGTTGTAATTCGTGGAGTTGGAACATTAAACAATACAGATCCGCTTTATGTAATTGATGGAATGCCAACTAAATCAGGATTACACGAATTAAACCCGAATGATATTGAATCGATTCAGGTTTTAAAAGATGCTTCGTCTGCGAGTATTTACGGTTCTAGAGCTTCAAATGGAGTTATTATTGTAACGACAAAAAAAGGGAAAGAAGGTAAAATGAGAATTAATTTCAGCACTTACACTTCGCTTTCAAGCTATTCTAATAAATTGAGTGTTATGAATGCCAACCAATTTGGACAAGCATTATGGCAAGCTAATATTAATGATGGTTTAGATCCAAATACTAATAACGTTCGTTATCAGTTTGATTGGGCAAATGTTAACGGAAAAGCACAATTAAATAGAGTGATTATTCCAGAATATTTAGATGCAGAACAAACTTTGAAATCGGCAGATACAAATTGGTACGACGCGGTTTCTCAAACTGGAGTTGCCAATTCTTATGATTTATCTGTTTCTAATGCTTCAGACAAAGGAAGTTATGTTTTCTCTTTAGGTTATTATGGAAATGAAGGTGTCGTAAAAACAACAGATTTTGAAAGAATTTCTGCTAGAATGAATGGTTCATACAAATACTTTGATGGGAAATTAGTAATTGGCGAGAACTTCACTTTAAATAGAACAAATGAAGTTACAGATCCAGGAGTTTTAGATCCTGCATTGCGCGCATTGCCAATTATTCCAATCAGAACGGTTGATGGAATAGGATGGGGAGGACCAGTTGGCGGAATGAACGACAGACAAAATCCTGTTCGTCTTTTAGAATATAATAAAGATAATAAATACGATTATTTACGCCTTTTCGGGAATGTTTATGCCGATTTAGAAATCGTTAAAAATCTACATCTTAAAAGTAGTTTCGGTATTGATTATGGCTCCTATAAAAAACGCACTTTACAAAGAAGCTATAAATCAGGTTATTTACAAAATGATCAAACTTCTGTAACAATTGATCAATCTGTAAGCGATAAATGGACTTGGACAAACACAGCAATTTACAGTTTAAACTTCGGAAAAAGCAATTTGAATTTAATGGCTGGAAACGAAATGTACAAAGACACTTACGATACAACGACTTTACGTAAAAATGACTTTTTGATTGAAACGCCAGATTATATGTATCCTGATGCAGGAACTGGAGAATCTTTTACAAGCGGAACTTCAACCGTATATTCTTTGCTTTCTTATTTCGGAAAAGCAGATTACGAATTTGATAATCGCTATTTGCTTTCGGCAACTATTCGCCGTGACGGTTCTTCTCGATTTGGTAAAAACAATCAGTTTGGTACTTTTCCAGCGGTTTCTGGAGGATGGAGAATTAGCAACGAGAGTTTCATAAAAGATAAAATAACGGCAATTTCCGATTTAAAATTGAGAGCAGGTTGGGGACAAACAGGAAATCAAGAAATTAGTAATACAGCTGTTTATTCACTTTATTTAGCAACTTATGCTGGCGGAAGTCCGACTTGGGCAACTTCTTACGGAACGGCTTATGATCTTGCAGGAAACGGAAATGGCTTGCTTCCATCTGGATTTATCGCAACGCAGTCAGGAAATGACGATTTAAAATGGGAAACTACAACGCAGACAAACGTTGGTTTAGACTTCGGTTTCTTAAAACAAAAATTAAGCGGATCGATTGATTATTACATCAAAAAAACAGAAGATATTTTGGTTCTTCCAGCTTATTTAGGAGTTATTGGAGAAGGTGGAAATCGCTGGGTAAATGGAGCTTCTATGGAAAATAAAGGTTGGGAGGTTTCTTTGGGATATCAAGATGAAACATCGTTCGGATTGAAATATGAAATTTCAGGAAACATCGCTGCCAATAAAAACAAGATTACGCAATTGCCAGACGAGGTCAAAAACAATTACGGCGGCGACGGATTAAATGATAATATTTTAGGAAGACCAATCAATTCTATGTATGGTTATGTAACAGATGGTTTGTTTACAACGCAAGATCAGGTTACTAATTCGCCAATTCAGGAAGGAAAAGGTTTAGGAAGAATTCGTTATGTTGATCTTAATGGAGACGGGCAAATTACAGACAAAGATCGTACTTGGATTGGAAATCCGAATCCTGGTTTTCAATACGGAATCAATTTAAATCTGTCTTATAAAAACTTCGATTTTACTACTTTCTGGGAAGGAACAGGAAATGTCGACGTAATCAATAATACAAAATATCAAACCGATTTTTGGAGTGTCGATGATGTTGGCTCAAACAAAGGAACTCGATTGTTAAATGCTTGGTCGGTAGACAATCCGAATTCTACAATTCCTGCTTTGACAACTGTTGATAGAAATGCAGAAAACAGATTTTCAACTTATTATGTAGAGAACGGAAGTTATCTAAAATTAAGAGTTCTGCAATTGGGTTATAATCTTCCAAAAGATTTTCTAAAGAAAATAAATATGGAAAGTTTTAGAGTTTATATCAGCGGACAAAACTTACTGATTTTAGACTCAAAAAATTTCACAGGAGTTGATCCAGAAAATGCTGGATTTGGATATCCGCAGCCAACGACTTTTACTGCTGGTCTTAATTTTACTTTATAA
- a CDS encoding glycoside hydrolase family 32 protein: MKVTQLQSLALYTTALFFVASFEFSPVRAQTKSVATTTVTEAELYRPNFHFTPKKGWMNDPNGMFYADGYYHLYFQHYPEKNVWGPMHWGHAISKDMIKWEEQPIAIYPDKEKYIFSGSAVVDTQNTSGFGKDGKAPIVAIYTLHDMEKDKDGKLDTERQDIAYSTDGGFTYKKFDEGNPVVKNPGIRDFRDPKVSWDEVHKQWIMVVAASDRDHFYGSKDLKNWKFLSDFGKDLGAHESVWECPDFFQIKVEGTNEKKWVLLQSLGQGAANGGSGTQYYVGDFDGTNFIVDANFEQRIKREKAVWIDYGKDNYAGVTWNNIPTSDARRLFIGWMVSLDYGGSVPTNAWRSSMTTPREMQLIKKGNEYSLISNPVKELDKYVSRSIEKKSLKVKGKTPLFESGKIDLRQAIISFDLKKLKQDTYTFTLSNAIGESLTFGLNNTENYLFVDRTKAGKIDFSEKFASIVHKAKLDKNQKEANFKIVLDKTSIEIFYNNGEKVMTEIFFLNQPFNSISASSNQGIEISNLVINQLNINQNQ; the protein is encoded by the coding sequence ATGAAAGTAACTCAATTACAGTCGCTTGCTCTTTATACTACTGCATTGTTTTTCGTAGCAAGTTTCGAATTTTCTCCTGTAAGAGCGCAAACCAAATCAGTTGCCACTACCACTGTTACAGAAGCAGAATTGTATCGTCCTAATTTTCATTTTACGCCCAAAAAAGGCTGGATGAATGATCCAAACGGAATGTTTTATGCCGATGGCTATTACCACTTATATTTTCAGCATTATCCAGAAAAAAATGTTTGGGGGCCAATGCATTGGGGACACGCGATTAGCAAAGACATGATTAAATGGGAAGAACAGCCAATTGCCATTTATCCTGATAAAGAAAAATATATTTTCTCTGGAAGCGCCGTTGTCGATACACAAAATACTTCGGGTTTTGGAAAAGATGGAAAAGCGCCAATTGTGGCAATTTACACTTTGCATGATATGGAAAAAGACAAAGATGGAAAATTGGACACAGAACGTCAAGATATTGCATATTCTACCGATGGCGGATTTACGTATAAAAAATTTGATGAAGGAAATCCAGTCGTAAAAAATCCAGGAATTAGAGATTTTCGCGATCCAAAAGTTTCTTGGGACGAAGTTCATAAACAATGGATAATGGTTGTAGCGGCTTCAGATAGAGATCATTTTTATGGTTCTAAAGATTTAAAAAACTGGAAATTTTTATCGGATTTCGGCAAAGATTTAGGCGCGCACGAAAGCGTTTGGGAATGCCCAGATTTCTTTCAAATAAAAGTTGAAGGAACTAATGAAAAGAAATGGGTTTTATTGCAAAGTTTAGGACAAGGAGCAGCCAACGGTGGTTCTGGAACTCAATATTATGTAGGTGATTTTGATGGAACGAATTTTATTGTTGATGCCAATTTCGAACAAAGAATAAAAAGAGAAAAAGCGGTTTGGATTGATTACGGAAAAGACAATTATGCAGGCGTAACGTGGAATAATATTCCAACTTCAGACGCGCGACGATTGTTCATCGGTTGGATGGTAAGTTTAGATTATGGCGGAAGCGTTCCAACAAATGCATGGAGAAGCAGCATGACAACGCCACGTGAAATGCAATTAATTAAAAAAGGAAATGAATATAGTTTAATTAGCAATCCTGTAAAAGAATTAGATAAATATGTTTCTAGATCTATTGAGAAAAAAAGCCTGAAAGTAAAAGGTAAAACACCACTTTTTGAATCTGGAAAAATAGATTTAAGACAGGCAATTATCTCTTTCGATTTAAAAAAATTAAAGCAAGATACTTACACTTTTACACTTTCAAATGCAATTGGAGAGTCTTTAACTTTCGGATTAAATAATACAGAAAACTACTTATTTGTTGATCGAACAAAAGCTGGAAAAATTGACTTTTCAGAAAAATTTGCTTCAATCGTTCACAAAGCAAAATTGGACAAAAATCAGAAAGAGGCAAATTTTAAAATTGTTCTCGATAAAACTTCAATAGAAATATTTTACAACAATGGCGAAAAAGTAATGACCGAAATCTTTTTCCTAAACCAGCCATTTAACTCCATTTCAGCTTCTTCAAACCAAGGAATTGAAATTTCTAACCTCGTAATTAACCAATTAAATATAAACCAAAACCAGTAA
- a CDS encoding glycoside hydrolase family 32 protein: MKSTKQLPLALYSALVLSIAGCTTFSASAQTKVLPSNANEEKMYRPNFHFTPKKGWMNDPNGMFYANGYYHLFYQYYPDKSVWGPMHWGHATSRDLIKWDEQPIAIYPNKDKYIFSGSAVVDVNNTSGLKIGNNAPIIAIYTLHDMTKEKEGKIDVEQQDIAYSNDNGFTWQKFEEGNPVVKNPGIRDFRDPKVTWDETHKQWIMVLAAQDRAQFYKSSNLKNWDFLSEFGKNIGAHGGVWECPDFFPIKLEGTKETKWILIQNLNPGGPNGGSGVQYFVGDFDGKTFKLDSDFAKRLENEKAVWADYGKDNYAGVTWNNVPSADGRRLFIGWMSNWEYAQQVPTTAWRSSTTIARELKLVKKGTYYNLVSNPVKELDYYITETIRTKALKGIENYTLVENGKADLSQAIVSLDLKNLKPENYTFELSNSDGESLKFGLNNKENYLFVDRSKAGKNDFSDKFAATISKAFLSGNQKEATFKIILDKTSIEIFYNNGEKVMTEIFFLEKPFTSLSVSSKEKIELNNLVIQKLDVLKRN; the protein is encoded by the coding sequence ATGAAATCAACGAAACAGCTGCCGCTCGCTCTTTATAGTGCTTTAGTATTGTCGATTGCTGGCTGCACAACATTTTCAGCTTCGGCACAGACTAAGGTTTTGCCATCAAATGCAAATGAAGAAAAAATGTACCGTCCTAATTTTCATTTTACACCAAAAAAAGGATGGATGAATGATCCAAACGGAATGTTTTATGCCAACGGATATTACCATTTGTTTTATCAATATTATCCAGATAAAAGTGTTTGGGGACCAATGCATTGGGGACACGCAACGAGTAGAGATTTGATTAAATGGGATGAACAGCCAATTGCGATTTATCCAAATAAAGACAAATATATTTTTTCGGGAAGTGCTGTTGTTGATGTAAATAATACATCGGGTTTAAAAATTGGAAACAATGCACCAATTATCGCGATTTATACTTTGCACGATATGACAAAAGAAAAAGAAGGCAAAATAGATGTCGAACAACAAGATATTGCTTATTCTAACGATAACGGTTTTACATGGCAGAAATTTGAGGAAGGAAATCCTGTCGTGAAAAATCCTGGAATTCGTGATTTTCGTGATCCTAAAGTAACTTGGGATGAAACGCACAAACAATGGATTATGGTTTTGGCGGCGCAAGACCGAGCGCAGTTTTATAAATCATCTAATCTAAAAAACTGGGATTTTTTATCTGAGTTTGGAAAAAATATTGGCGCTCACGGCGGTGTTTGGGAATGTCCAGATTTCTTTCCGATAAAATTGGAAGGAACTAAAGAAACCAAATGGATTTTAATTCAAAATTTAAATCCGGGCGGACCAAACGGAGGTTCTGGAGTGCAATATTTTGTGGGAGATTTTGATGGAAAAACATTTAAACTTGATTCTGATTTTGCTAAAAGATTAGAAAACGAAAAAGCTGTTTGGGCAGATTATGGAAAAGATAATTATGCTGGAGTTACGTGGAATAATGTTCCAAGTGCAGACGGGCGACGATTGTTTATCGGTTGGATGTCTAATTGGGAATATGCGCAGCAAGTTCCAACAACGGCTTGGCGAAGCAGCACCACAATTGCCCGTGAATTGAAATTAGTTAAAAAAGGAACTTATTACAATTTGGTTAGCAATCCAGTAAAAGAACTTGACTATTATATTACGGAAACTATCCGAACAAAAGCTTTAAAAGGAATAGAGAATTATACTTTAGTCGAAAATGGAAAAGCAGATTTATCGCAAGCCATTGTAAGTTTAGATTTGAAAAATTTAAAACCCGAAAATTACACGTTTGAGCTTTCCAATTCAGATGGAGAATCTTTAAAATTCGGTTTAAACAACAAAGAAAATTACTTATTTGTTGATCGTTCAAAAGCAGGAAAAAATGATTTCTCAGATAAATTCGCGGCTACGATCAGTAAAGCTTTTTTAAGTGGAAATCAAAAAGAAGCCACTTTCAAAATTATTTTAGATAAAACTTCAATTGAAATATTCTATAATAATGGGGAAAAAGTAATGACGGAAATCTTTTTCTTAGAAAAACCATTTACATCGCTTTCAGTTTCTTCTAAAGAAAAAATCGAACTAAATAATTTAGTAATTCAAAAATTAGATGTTTTGAAAAGGAATTAG
- a CDS encoding sugar porter family MFS transporter, translating to MNKILIWSITAALAGFLFGFDTVVISGADKQLQLLWHSSDAFHGSVVMAMALWGTVVGAIFGGIPTNKLGRKKTLFWIGILYFVSAVGAAFANDPFVFAAFRFIGGLGVGASTIAAPAYVSEIAPADKRGRLVALYQFNIVLGILIAFISNYFLKDIGENAWRWMVGVQAIPSFIYILFILGIPESPRWLLSKNRDEEARKVLYKIDPSADINDLMDDSRENGVVKHENIFMKKYRFPLILAFLIAFFNQFSGINAFLYYAPRIFEEAGLGQNTALLSSIGIGVTNLIFTLIGVTLIDKLGRKLLMYIGSVGYIISLGLVSAAFYYNWGGLSVPIFLFLFIASHAIGQGAVIWVFISEIFPNHIRASGQAFGSSVHWVLAAIIPSLIPMLFSEIGPEVVFLIFTLMMVLQLLFVIFLMPETKGISLEVLSETLTKKNIKKNEINETAAARSL from the coding sequence ATGAATAAGATATTGATTTGGTCTATTACTGCTGCACTGGCAGGTTTTCTTTTCGGTTTTGATACCGTAGTAATTTCTGGAGCTGATAAACAATTACAGCTTCTTTGGCATTCTTCAGATGCTTTTCATGGTTCAGTCGTAATGGCAATGGCATTATGGGGAACTGTGGTTGGTGCCATTTTTGGAGGAATTCCAACTAATAAATTAGGACGTAAAAAAACGTTGTTCTGGATTGGTATTTTATACTTTGTTTCTGCTGTTGGGGCTGCCTTTGCAAACGATCCTTTTGTATTTGCCGCTTTTAGATTTATTGGAGGTTTAGGAGTTGGAGCTTCTACAATTGCAGCACCGGCCTATGTTTCAGAAATTGCTCCCGCAGACAAACGCGGAAGATTGGTCGCTTTATATCAATTTAATATTGTATTGGGAATTTTAATTGCCTTTATTTCAAACTACTTTTTAAAAGATATTGGAGAAAATGCTTGGAGATGGATGGTTGGTGTTCAAGCAATTCCTTCTTTTATTTATATACTTTTTATTTTGGGTATTCCAGAAAGTCCGAGATGGTTATTATCTAAAAATAGAGACGAAGAAGCTCGTAAAGTTTTATACAAAATAGATCCTTCTGCAGACATCAATGATCTTATGGATGATTCTCGTGAAAATGGCGTGGTAAAACACGAAAATATATTCATGAAAAAATACCGTTTTCCTTTAATCTTAGCTTTTTTAATTGCGTTTTTCAACCAGTTTTCTGGAATTAATGCATTCCTTTATTATGCGCCAAGAATTTTTGAAGAAGCAGGTTTAGGACAAAATACCGCTTTATTGAGCAGTATCGGAATCGGAGTAACGAATCTTATTTTCACCTTAATCGGAGTAACATTAATTGACAAATTAGGAAGGAAGTTGTTAATGTACATTGGTTCAGTTGGATATATTATTTCGTTAGGTTTAGTTTCGGCTGCTTTTTATTACAATTGGGGCGGATTATCAGTTCCTATTTTCCTTTTCTTGTTCATTGCTTCTCATGCCATTGGTCAGGGAGCTGTAATTTGGGTCTTCATTTCAGAAATTTTCCCGAATCATATTCGTGCATCAGGACAAGCATTTGGAAGCTCAGTGCATTGGGTTTTGGCAGCAATTATTCCGTCCTTAATTCCGATGTTATTTTCGGAAATTGGTCCAGAAGTCGTATTCCTGATTTTTACTTTGATGATGGTTTTGCAATTATTATTCGTAATTTTTCTAATGCCAGAAACAAAAGGAATTTCTTTGGAAGTTTTAAGTGAAACATTAACTAAAAAAAATATCAAAAAAAATGAAATCAACGAAACAGCTGCCGCTCGCTCTTTATAG